The genomic stretch TACCGTTGAACCATGGCTGAGAATCCCCCATCAAACCGACCCGACGACTCCAACAACGACGATGAGAATGCGAAGGATCCATTCTCCGAGATGTTTGGCTCGCTCTTTGGCGGTGCCGGCGGATTTGACCCCAAGAACCTTCCCGAAGGGTTGAGCGAAGCCATGGGCTTGAACAACAATCCCGAGGCCATGGCGCAGATGATGCAACAGGCGAAGGCCATGATGGCCGCCATGTCCCAGGGTGATGGCGGCCCGGTGAATTGGAAGATGGCCACCGATGCTGCCCGTCAGGCCGTTGCCGGCGACGACCCCTCGGTCACCGCAAGCCGCGCCGCCGCCGTGGTCAGCGCCGCCCGACTTGCCGAAATGTGGCTGGACTCGGCCACCGTATTTGAGGCAGATGGCAGCGAATGTCGCTCGTTCTCCCGTGCCGAATGGGTCGAAAAGACCATGCCGGTGTGGAAGTCTCTCACCGAACCCGTTGCCGTGAGCGTGGGCAAGGCCATCACCGGTGCCTTGAGCGAGCAGATCCCCGAACAGATGCGACCCATGATGGGTGGCGCGCAGGGAATGCTGCAGTCCATGGGCGGCACCATGTTCGGTATGCAGCTGGGTACGGCCGTTGGTGGATTGGCCAAGGATGTTCTCGGTTCCACCGATATCGGCCTACCGCTGGCCGGGTCAACCCCGGCGCTGGTACCAACCAACCTTTCGGCTTTCGGCGACGGACTAGGCGTCCCCGAGCAAGAAGTGCTCCTCTTTGCCGCGTTGCGCGAGTGCGCACACGTTCGCCTCTTCAACCGGGTGCCGTGGCTGCGTTCCACGGTCATCTCGGCGGTGGAATCCTA from Paeniglutamicibacter sp. Y32M11 encodes the following:
- a CDS encoding zinc-dependent metalloprotease is translated as MAENPPSNRPDDSNNDDENAKDPFSEMFGSLFGGAGGFDPKNLPEGLSEAMGLNNNPEAMAQMMQQAKAMMAAMSQGDGGPVNWKMATDAARQAVAGDDPSVTASRAAAVVSAARLAEMWLDSATVFEADGSECRSFSRAEWVEKTMPVWKSLTEPVAVSVGKAITGALSEQIPEQMRPMMGGAQGMLQSMGGTMFGMQLGTAVGGLAKDVLGSTDIGLPLAGSTPALVPTNLSAFGDGLGVPEQEVLLFAALRECAHVRLFNRVPWLRSTVISAVESYARGIHIDMSRVEEAVRDIDPSNPESFQSLMGEGLFMPKRTAAQESALAKLELVLALIEGWVDEVVAAAAVNLPSAGGLRETIRRRRAAGGPAENAFASLVGLELRPRRLREAAALWAHLFEERGLEGRDAIWEHPDLMPTEEDLQDPTGFTTRRQLAEASMDDIDAALSKLLSGGFETEDSSDETENSGDAENPGTGSDSDENPEQENPEAK